Proteins encoded within one genomic window of Brachybacterium sp. P6-10-X1:
- a CDS encoding fumarylacetoacetate hydrolase family protein translates to MHLRRLGPLGQEKPALVRDGVTYRLDALTDDITGAFLVDGGLERASAALDTGELPVWDGAENERIGAPIARPEAVICIGQNYAAHAAESGAEPPSTPIVFFKHPNTVVGPHDDVPIPPGATKVDWEVELGVVIGKRASYLEDEQAALDVIAGFVTSHDVSERDYQLAESGGQWSKGKCAENFNPVGPGLVPSNEVQQRDLRLWSSVNGEARQDSTTADMIFTVAQLVHHLSQYMVLSPGDLINTGTPQGVALSGRFPYLSDGDVVEMGIEGLGEQRQRFVQRR, encoded by the coding sequence GGCGTCACCTATCGCCTCGACGCCCTCACCGACGACATCACCGGGGCCTTCCTGGTCGACGGCGGGCTCGAGAGGGCCTCGGCCGCCCTCGACACCGGCGAGCTGCCGGTATGGGACGGGGCCGAGAACGAGCGCATCGGCGCACCCATCGCCCGCCCGGAGGCCGTCATCTGCATCGGTCAGAACTATGCGGCCCACGCCGCCGAGTCCGGGGCCGAGCCGCCCAGCACCCCGATCGTGTTCTTCAAGCACCCCAACACCGTGGTGGGCCCGCACGACGACGTCCCGATCCCGCCCGGGGCCACCAAGGTCGACTGGGAGGTCGAGCTGGGCGTGGTGATCGGGAAGCGCGCCTCCTACCTGGAGGACGAGCAGGCGGCGCTCGACGTCATCGCCGGCTTCGTGACCAGCCATGACGTCTCGGAGCGGGACTACCAGCTCGCCGAGTCGGGCGGGCAGTGGTCCAAGGGCAAGTGCGCCGAGAACTTCAACCCCGTCGGCCCCGGCCTGGTGCCGTCGAACGAGGTCCAGCAGCGGGACCTGCGCCTGTGGTCGAGCGTGAACGGCGAGGCCCGCCAGGACTCGACCACGGCGGACATGATCTTCACCGTCGCCCAGCTGGTCCACCACCTGTCGCAGTACATGGTGCTCTCGCCCGGCGACCTCATCAACACCGGCACCCCGCAGGGCGTGGCCCTGTCCGGTCGCTTCCCGTACCTCAGCGACGGCGACGTCGTGGAGATGGGCATCGAGGGCCTGGGGGAGCAGCGCCAGAGGTTCGTCCAGCGCCGCTGA
- a CDS encoding Nramp family divalent metal transporter — protein MTTGQPEKLGLGELRFPEADPRLKKWSFGNLLAFTGPGMILASVTIGNGEVFSASRGGAVFGVAILWTFVFCAIMKAAIVYSGARYITLTGEHPFQRWAQIIPGPRNWLALLLGILAVACFPSWAVAYFQGLGQWSNWTFHTDINPMIWGMIWGVIGFATVFIRSFKIVENFQTVVVGLMIIFAFIAVFVSNPPWVEALRGLIPGAPADYPQWVKDGFPDVAARPIPLEIIAYLGALGGGSYDYIGYVGSLRAKRWGMLGVPNPAELEAKLDRLDTDVARIPLAEDGENLENGRAWLRAAQLDVVASFVSVTILALTFLILGDVVLGTGAAESVPNNDNILSDQAAFFSVISPVLVYLYQIAIWAAFFGSLQALFSTIYPYTVREAFAPSFTFLRNPEHWHKIRVAVAAYTFLGATFLLFSGVSYTAVISFAGILGGVLSLGVWGFAQLWTEHKVLPKAFQMHPALRVVVLISSIFLFIAGAIALVQFFVNFLG, from the coding sequence CCGTCACCATCGGCAACGGCGAGGTGTTCTCCGCCTCCCGCGGCGGCGCCGTCTTCGGCGTCGCCATCCTCTGGACCTTCGTGTTCTGCGCGATCATGAAGGCCGCGATCGTCTATTCCGGCGCCCGCTACATCACCCTCACCGGCGAGCACCCCTTCCAGCGCTGGGCCCAGATCATCCCCGGGCCCCGGAACTGGCTGGCCCTGCTGCTGGGCATCCTGGCCGTCGCCTGCTTCCCCTCCTGGGCGGTCGCCTACTTCCAGGGCCTGGGGCAGTGGTCGAACTGGACGTTCCACACCGACATCAACCCCATGATCTGGGGCATGATCTGGGGTGTCATCGGTTTCGCGACCGTGTTCATCCGCAGCTTCAAGATCGTGGAGAACTTCCAGACGGTCGTCGTCGGCCTCATGATCATCTTCGCCTTCATCGCCGTCTTCGTCTCGAACCCGCCGTGGGTCGAGGCCCTGCGCGGCCTCATCCCGGGAGCCCCTGCCGACTACCCCCAATGGGTGAAGGACGGCTTCCCCGACGTCGCCGCGCGGCCGATCCCGCTGGAGATCATCGCCTACCTCGGCGCCCTCGGCGGCGGCAGCTACGACTACATCGGCTACGTGGGCTCCCTGCGCGCCAAGCGCTGGGGCATGCTCGGTGTGCCGAACCCCGCCGAGCTCGAGGCGAAGCTCGACCGCCTGGACACCGACGTGGCCCGCATCCCGCTGGCCGAGGACGGCGAGAACCTCGAGAACGGCCGAGCCTGGCTGCGTGCCGCGCAGCTGGACGTGGTCGCGTCCTTCGTCTCCGTGACGATCCTGGCACTGACCTTCCTGATCCTGGGCGACGTGGTGCTGGGCACCGGCGCGGCGGAATCCGTGCCGAACAACGACAACATCCTCAGCGACCAGGCGGCGTTCTTCTCCGTCATCTCCCCGGTGCTGGTGTACCTGTACCAGATCGCGATCTGGGCGGCCTTCTTCGGCTCGCTGCAGGCTCTGTTCTCGACGATCTACCCGTACACGGTCCGTGAGGCCTTCGCCCCCTCGTTCACGTTCCTGCGCAATCCCGAGCACTGGCACAAGATCCGCGTCGCCGTGGCCGCGTACACCTTCCTCGGCGCGACGTTCCTGCTGTTCAGCGGCGTCAGCTACACCGCGGTGATCTCCTTCGCCGGCATCCTCGGCGGCGTGCTGTCCCTGGGCGTGTGGGGCTTCGCCCAGCTGTGGACGGAGCACAAGGTGCTCCCGAAGGCGTTCCAGATGCACCCGGCGCTGCGGGTGGTCGTGCTGATCAGCTCGATCTTCCTGTTCATCGCCGGGGCGATCGCGCTGGTCCAGTTCTTCGTGAACTTCCTCGGATGA